A window of the Bdellovibrio sp. ZAP7 genome harbors these coding sequences:
- a CDS encoding GNAT family N-acetyltransferase, which produces MVVMLLDHIKVTKLEWDSHFFEKGVYIVETSDFSALKEYLSKSNEPALYYLFSNIKINELSDRLMDHKMTYAIDVKGIVNFPTPNSCVFYDGKNARTAELEHLAVLSSRNSRFRTDDLIPKNKVDELFKMWIGNALKPNPATKILLKHIDGKVAGMVSFRPTPDLLKIELVAVREDFQRRGCAAEMLKACIGYAQDHSIKRIEVVTQEVNKGACELYVRAGFKLVDSKYIYHVHTT; this is translated from the coding sequence ATGGTAGTTATGTTATTAGATCATATAAAGGTAACTAAGCTTGAATGGGATAGCCACTTTTTTGAAAAAGGTGTTTATATAGTTGAGACGTCAGACTTTTCAGCCTTGAAAGAGTATCTATCTAAATCTAACGAGCCGGCGCTTTACTATCTTTTCTCCAACATAAAAATAAATGAATTGTCTGATCGCCTTATGGATCATAAAATGACGTACGCTATTGATGTTAAGGGCATAGTCAATTTTCCTACTCCAAACTCCTGTGTTTTTTATGATGGAAAGAATGCGCGTACTGCAGAACTTGAGCATTTGGCCGTTCTATCCAGCAGAAATTCGCGTTTTCGCACGGATGATTTGATTCCAAAGAATAAAGTAGATGAGTTATTTAAAATGTGGATTGGTAATGCTTTAAAGCCAAATCCTGCGACAAAAATACTTCTCAAACATATAGATGGAAAAGTGGCTGGCATGGTCTCATTTCGGCCAACTCCAGATCTACTAAAAATCGAGTTGGTTGCAGTACGCGAAGATTTTCAGCGAAGAGGATGTGCTGCCGAAATGTTGAAGGCTTGTATTGGGTACGCTCAAGATCACAGCATTAAACGAATTGAAGTGGTAACTCAGGAAGTTAATAAAGGTGCTTGTGAGCTTTATGTAAGAGCCGGATTTAAACTTGTAGATAGTAAGTATATATATCATGTGCATACAACTTAG
- a CDS encoding glycosyltransferase family 2 protein — protein MNVLIPMAGAGSRFANAGYKKPKPFIDVMGVPMIERVMNNLKVKDARYILIARKEHLEQERELANKIQQNYNASFVTIDRLTEGAAITVLHARKHINNDSPLLIANSDQIVDVDIQAYVDDMFDRSLDGSIMTFIDNDPKWSYAKLDAKNHVTMVREKEVISDQATVGIYLYKSGKMFVDASIDMITQNDRVNNEFYVCPTYNYCINDGAKIGIYEIDKHKMHGTGTPQDLEVYLKLLKETN, from the coding sequence ATTAATGTTTTGATTCCTATGGCTGGTGCAGGGTCCCGTTTCGCGAATGCTGGTTATAAAAAACCAAAACCATTTATCGATGTAATGGGTGTCCCAATGATCGAAAGAGTTATGAACAACCTTAAAGTTAAGGATGCTCGTTATATTTTGATTGCTCGCAAAGAACATCTTGAGCAAGAACGCGAACTTGCCAATAAAATACAACAAAACTACAACGCTAGCTTTGTAACTATTGATCGCCTTACTGAAGGCGCTGCAATCACAGTTCTTCACGCCAGAAAACATATCAATAATGATTCGCCACTATTAATTGCGAACAGTGATCAGATTGTCGATGTCGATATTCAAGCCTATGTAGATGATATGTTTGATCGCTCTTTAGACGGATCAATTATGACTTTCATCGATAACGATCCAAAATGGAGCTATGCAAAGCTCGATGCTAAAAACCATGTAACTATGGTGCGCGAAAAGGAAGTTATTAGCGATCAAGCAACTGTGGGCATTTACCTATATAAATCTGGAAAAATGTTTGTAGACGCTTCCATTGACATGATCACTCAAAACGATCGCGTAAATAACGAATTCTATGTTTGTCCGACTTACAACTACTGCATCAACGACGGTGCTAAAATTGGTATTTACGAAATCGATAAACACAAAATGCACGGTACCGGCACACCTCAAGATCTAGAAGTTTATCTGAAATTACTAAAAGAGACTAATTAA
- a CDS encoding glycosyltransferase, protein MLEELPQENIVIVAQNISSGGGAVLLNQTLRQASTKKSVVCIINDTFQIEPIPGVEFIRMPRSIFARLKIDLVILKNHNTPNTAALYFGNFPPLLPLPIKTYVFCQNRYIVGPLDLKVSRIFAIKVALQKTLFKLCSRKEHTFIVQTKTMAALVKQSLHFSPILKVLPFTEKVSWEKIRFENKPNSQKPFLYVASGEPHKNHLNLILAWEILSSKFGLHPELVLILNAKNYPTLHKILVDIASQKRLNVRIVNEMEHSNLLNAIANSVTIYPSLFESFGLPLVEANQLNAPIVASDREFVRDVCDPQETFNPMSAESIATAVAAFLNKNP, encoded by the coding sequence ATGTTAGAAGAATTGCCACAAGAAAATATAGTTATCGTCGCCCAAAATATTAGTTCAGGTGGCGGCGCCGTTTTACTTAATCAGACACTCAGACAAGCTTCTACCAAGAAAAGTGTAGTTTGCATAATTAACGACACTTTTCAAATAGAGCCAATACCGGGGGTTGAATTTATAAGAATGCCTCGTTCGATTTTTGCTCGTTTGAAGATAGACCTAGTCATTCTTAAAAATCACAATACGCCCAACACTGCGGCCTTATATTTTGGCAACTTCCCACCACTTCTTCCCTTACCGATTAAAACTTATGTATTCTGCCAGAACCGCTATATCGTCGGACCACTTGACCTAAAAGTGTCCAGAATCTTCGCCATCAAAGTTGCACTTCAGAAAACTCTATTCAAACTTTGCAGTAGAAAAGAACATACCTTCATTGTTCAAACAAAAACGATGGCAGCTTTGGTAAAACAATCTCTTCACTTTTCTCCCATTTTAAAGGTCTTACCCTTTACCGAAAAAGTTTCCTGGGAGAAAATTAGATTTGAAAACAAGCCTAACAGTCAAAAGCCATTCCTTTATGTGGCATCTGGCGAACCACATAAAAATCATTTAAATCTGATCTTGGCCTGGGAAATACTATCCTCAAAATTCGGTTTACATCCTGAATTAGTGCTTATTTTAAATGCAAAAAACTACCCCACCCTTCACAAGATACTTGTCGACATCGCAAGTCAAAAACGTCTCAATGTCCGCATCGTAAATGAAATGGAGCATTCAAATTTGCTCAATGCTATAGCTAATTCTGTCACTATTTACCCGTCACTATTTGAATCATTTGGATTGCCATTGGTTGAGGCCAATCAACTGAACGCTCCAATTGTTGCTTCAGATCGCGAGTTCGTCAGAGACGTTTGCGATCCTCAAGAAACCTTTAACCCCATGTCGGCAGAGAGCATAGCGACTGCGGTAGCGGCTTTTCTTAATAAAAACCCATGA
- a CDS encoding UbiA family prenyltransferase, whose protein sequence is MKHTLVCDLDDCLIKTDLLYEQWLVLLKSNPLQFLKSILWLLKGKAYFKAQLAKHAPVVAKLLPYRISVLDLLRNAKAEGREVILASASPDLWVQEVANHLGIFNRSIGSTMEKNYKGQNKLAAIKEMIGSQKFAYVGDHDADLKIWTDADEVIAVNPTNNLRAKIRRLEKPTQYIVDDKKSIFKLIIKQMRPHQWIKNALVFLPALAGHKIWNIDIVINCLCAFAGFSLSASFVYIFNDILDLRSDRNHHTKKNRPFASGNLSIKWGILLLPTLLLGSFLFALPLPNEYLAWISGYLMLNLAYSLYLKQSVVVDIIILSMMYTLRIFAGSGATSIPVSEWLLSFATLFFFSLACVKRCTEIIRSKNKLTIDGRGYRQVDYPMIQSLGAGSGLIAILIILLYLQSKDVRALYTNPQHLWFATPILLFWISRIWILTNRDEMHDDPVVFAVKDKISWVCFAILGLIGWIST, encoded by the coding sequence ATGAAACATACGCTTGTTTGTGATTTAGATGATTGCCTCATAAAAACTGATTTACTTTATGAGCAATGGCTTGTGCTACTTAAGAGTAACCCTTTACAGTTTTTGAAAAGTATTTTGTGGCTACTTAAAGGCAAAGCATATTTCAAAGCACAACTTGCAAAACATGCTCCCGTTGTTGCCAAACTTTTGCCTTATCGCATCTCTGTCTTAGATCTTTTGCGCAATGCTAAAGCGGAAGGTCGAGAAGTCATTTTGGCATCTGCAAGCCCTGATCTATGGGTCCAAGAAGTAGCCAATCACTTGGGTATATTTAATCGCTCAATCGGTTCGACTATGGAGAAAAACTATAAAGGTCAAAATAAGCTCGCTGCTATAAAAGAAATGATTGGAAGTCAAAAATTCGCATATGTTGGGGACCATGATGCAGATTTAAAAATTTGGACTGATGCAGATGAAGTTATTGCGGTTAATCCGACGAACAATTTACGTGCAAAAATTAGACGGCTGGAAAAACCTACGCAGTACATCGTCGACGATAAAAAAAGTATTTTTAAACTAATTATCAAGCAAATGCGACCACACCAGTGGATCAAGAATGCTTTGGTGTTCCTCCCTGCACTCGCAGGTCACAAAATTTGGAATATAGACATTGTCATCAATTGCCTTTGTGCGTTTGCAGGTTTTAGCCTATCCGCATCCTTCGTTTACATATTCAACGACATCTTGGACCTACGCTCTGATCGCAACCATCACACCAAAAAGAATAGACCCTTCGCTTCGGGCAATCTATCAATCAAATGGGGAATACTGCTTTTACCGACACTTCTCCTGGGGTCGTTTCTTTTCGCACTTCCATTGCCAAATGAATATCTGGCGTGGATATCAGGTTACCTGATGTTGAATTTGGCCTATTCACTTTACCTTAAGCAAAGTGTTGTCGTGGACATCATCATTCTTTCCATGATGTATACTTTGAGAATCTTTGCGGGATCAGGCGCCACATCTATTCCAGTTTCAGAATGGTTATTGAGTTTTGCGACGTTATTCTTTTTCAGTCTGGCTTGCGTTAAGAGATGTACAGAAATCATCAGAAGTAAAAACAAGCTGACGATAGATGGACGAGGCTATCGCCAAGTTGACTATCCCATGATTCAGTCATTGGGGGCCGGCTCGGGACTGATTGCGATTCTCATCATTCTTCTTTACCTTCAAAGTAAAGATGTTCGTGCCCTTTACACAAATCCACAACATTTGTGGTTTGCGACGCCGATATTGCTATTTTGGATCTCGCGAATTTGGATTCTTACCAATAGAGATGAAATGCATGATGATCCCGTTGTATTTGCGGTTAAAGACAAAATCAGCTGGGTCTGCTTTGCTATTCTAGGTTTGATCGGTTGGATTTCGACATGA
- a CDS encoding glycosyltransferase family 4 protein — protein MTSKNILVVSYFAGITGCCPAEWLDDKVDSLTKLGHKVTLISGMSSAKNSNPNVKHYRIPSLSPADFKTERNELKSTHRKTPASAWLWSPLIVLIGYPIDWLLIVFTNGLGGGKLSWAVTSFLASIWLLLTNRFDVVFSTGGAASSHLSAVAAGTIFRKDVTVELQDPLSGSGIGRNSRSAQLLALLEKFIVKFSKKVIFVTEKAATEAREKYKAKNIICVYPGARKFEASGAPIAHEKFRLLHLGTLYSNRNFNTLIAALEHLIKNDKLKENDIELINLGEIYSEYKESYLKKSYVKQFPIRPRTEAISFIQENDVCVLIQHTDERSATTIPYKFYDYLNSGKPILGLTNNTELENLLISQGHFHANISDIEAIANEVYTIYEKRKSLKTYTTTINPLKQAEKIIEL, from the coding sequence ATGACATCCAAAAATATCCTAGTCGTATCTTACTTTGCTGGAATCACAGGCTGCTGCCCTGCTGAATGGCTAGACGATAAAGTAGATAGCCTGACGAAGCTAGGCCATAAGGTGACATTGATTTCAGGAATGTCCTCTGCAAAAAATAGCAACCCGAACGTCAAGCACTACAGAATTCCAAGTTTATCACCGGCAGACTTCAAAACAGAGCGCAACGAGCTCAAAAGTACTCACCGCAAAACTCCTGCATCCGCATGGCTGTGGTCTCCGTTAATCGTGCTTATCGGATATCCCATCGATTGGTTATTAATCGTGTTCACGAATGGACTTGGCGGAGGCAAATTATCTTGGGCAGTAACTTCGTTTTTGGCCTCTATTTGGCTTTTGTTGACTAATCGATTCGATGTTGTCTTTTCGACGGGCGGAGCAGCGTCTTCACATTTATCTGCGGTGGCAGCCGGCACAATTTTTAGAAAAGATGTCACAGTAGAACTCCAGGATCCTTTAAGCGGCAGCGGTATAGGCAGAAACTCCCGATCTGCACAACTTCTTGCTCTACTTGAAAAGTTCATTGTTAAATTCTCTAAGAAAGTTATTTTCGTTACAGAAAAAGCAGCGACTGAGGCTCGCGAGAAGTACAAAGCTAAAAATATTATCTGTGTGTATCCAGGCGCCCGCAAATTTGAAGCTTCAGGAGCTCCTATCGCACATGAAAAATTTAGACTCCTTCACCTCGGAACGCTTTATTCAAATAGAAACTTCAATACGCTTATAGCCGCATTAGAACATTTGATTAAAAACGATAAACTTAAAGAAAACGATATTGAACTTATTAACTTAGGTGAAATTTATAGTGAGTATAAAGAGTCCTATCTGAAAAAGAGCTATGTTAAGCAGTTTCCGATTCGCCCCCGCACAGAGGCAATTAGTTTTATTCAGGAAAATGACGTTTGTGTTTTAATTCAACATACTGACGAACGTAGCGCTACGACGATTCCCTATAAATTCTATGACTATTTAAATTCTGGTAAGCCAATACTTGGGCTTACGAATAACACTGAGCTAGAGAATCTTTTAATTTCCCAGGGCCATTTCCATGCGAATATTTCGGATATAGAAGCGATCGCCAACGAAGTTTATACAATTTATGAAAAACGTAAGAGTTTGAAGACATACACAACAACAATCAACCCATTAAAACAGGCTGAAAAAATTATTGAACTTTAG
- a CDS encoding polysaccharide biosynthesis C-terminal domain-containing protein encodes MSKKNIRINVIARSVVTIVELLFSLFSFPYVARILAPESIGHIDFVNAAVAYFITIGSFGIAEYAGREIAQHRDDLNVVSSVLSKFLGLRLKLAFVLIIVYLVLVVPFYGHSTPLFYWSTILILTSAFNLVWALEALEDFSYLATARILSKVGLLVYLLTMVRTKEDVVTYFLGMILFDFIYYILAVFRLKATYHVKFGLKVLREKIDTSEFKNLIRIFMMVLIQGSIAGVPSLVMGHLHLFHDLGLLSTAMRFFWMGYYCITPLSTVLLSRSMSFKSHVHKNERFDHLDGAALSLLTLGVPVTFGLIATAADVIPLLVGGEYTGSILLLMMLSPLILLFVLNNFWSMQVVFSHRGDRALIISNSCGLATVILSSVILIPWLSAAGAAISYFLTYAVMCAIPYFYGREYYRMSGVLLDIGKTLIAGIVMCAAIYFVQATSFAKLGGKIAMGVAIYLLVLFIFRHRMVVSFLDNFKSAKVQ; translated from the coding sequence ATGAGCAAAAAGAATATCAGAATTAATGTCATTGCTCGAAGTGTTGTAACAATTGTTGAATTGTTATTTTCACTTTTCTCATTTCCCTATGTCGCACGTATCTTGGCACCCGAAAGTATTGGGCATATTGATTTCGTCAATGCGGCAGTGGCCTACTTTATAACTATCGGTTCATTTGGTATAGCAGAATATGCAGGTCGGGAGATTGCTCAACACAGAGACGACCTTAACGTTGTAAGTTCCGTGCTGTCGAAATTTCTGGGATTACGGCTGAAGCTAGCCTTTGTTTTAATTATTGTTTACCTTGTTCTGGTTGTGCCATTTTATGGGCACAGCACTCCGTTGTTTTATTGGTCGACAATTCTTATTCTGACGTCCGCATTCAATTTGGTCTGGGCATTAGAGGCCTTGGAAGATTTCTCTTACCTAGCAACGGCGCGTATTTTATCTAAAGTTGGACTTTTGGTTTATCTTCTTACAATGGTAAGAACGAAAGAAGACGTCGTTACCTATTTTCTGGGAATGATACTGTTCGATTTCATTTATTATATTTTAGCCGTTTTTAGATTGAAGGCTACCTATCATGTGAAGTTTGGCTTAAAAGTCCTACGTGAAAAAATTGATACTAGTGAGTTTAAGAATCTAATCCGAATATTCATGATGGTGCTTATTCAGGGTTCAATTGCGGGAGTACCTTCTCTGGTAATGGGCCATCTGCATTTGTTCCATGATCTCGGACTACTATCGACAGCTATGAGGTTCTTTTGGATGGGTTATTATTGTATTACACCGCTCTCGACGGTTTTACTTTCCAGAAGCATGAGCTTTAAGTCCCACGTTCATAAGAATGAAAGATTTGATCATCTAGATGGAGCTGCATTGTCATTATTGACTCTTGGTGTGCCCGTGACATTTGGTTTGATTGCGACCGCTGCCGATGTAATTCCGCTATTAGTCGGTGGAGAATATACAGGATCGATTCTTCTTTTGATGATGTTGTCGCCTTTGATTTTGCTTTTTGTATTAAATAATTTCTGGAGTATGCAGGTCGTTTTTTCTCACAGAGGTGATCGTGCCTTGATTATTTCAAATTCCTGCGGATTGGCGACAGTGATACTTTCATCAGTGATATTGATCCCCTGGTTAAGTGCCGCAGGTGCAGCAATATCATATTTTTTAACCTACGCAGTTATGTGTGCTATTCCGTATTTCTATGGCCGAGAATATTACAGAATGTCAGGGGTCTTATTGGATATCGGAAAAACCTTAATTGCCGGAATCGTAATGTGTGCCGCAATTTACTTCGTTCAGGCGACGTCGTTTGCTAAATTAGGTGGCAAGATTGCGATGGGGGTTGCAATATATCTCTTGGTTCTATTTATCTTCCGCCATCGCATGGTCGTCTCTTTTTTAGACAATTTTAAGAGTGCTAAAGTTCAATAA
- a CDS encoding glycosyltransferase family 2 protein gives MNIVVLMAGNSEEFFKEGLKYPKYLFEVNGTPLVERVVKNLSSVASKFIFLINKEDAQRWHMDNVIKLLCPTAEVMVVEGSTKGAACSALYAIDSINNDEELLITNGDQILDINLKEFVTAIRTYDGGTVIFDSVHPRWSYVSLDSHGYIVQAEEKRPISRNATAGVYYFKKGKDFVAGASAMIKKDAHVNGNYYVCPVFNELILEQRKLGTFKIDRNQYHSLATVEGARAYDTYAKADK, from the coding sequence ATGAATATCGTAGTTTTAATGGCCGGAAATTCTGAAGAATTTTTTAAAGAAGGCCTAAAATACCCGAAATACCTATTTGAAGTAAATGGAACTCCCCTTGTTGAACGCGTGGTAAAGAACCTTTCGTCAGTCGCATCCAAGTTCATCTTTTTAATCAACAAAGAGGACGCACAACGCTGGCATATGGACAACGTTATTAAATTACTATGTCCTACGGCTGAAGTAATGGTTGTCGAAGGAAGCACCAAAGGTGCAGCTTGCTCAGCTCTTTATGCTATCGACAGCATCAATAACGACGAAGAACTTTTGATCACCAATGGCGACCAGATCTTAGACATTAACCTAAAGGAGTTCGTAACAGCGATCCGTACTTATGACGGTGGCACTGTTATTTTCGATTCTGTTCACCCACGTTGGTCTTACGTAAGCCTAGATTCACATGGCTACATTGTTCAGGCAGAAGAAAAGCGTCCAATCAGCCGCAATGCTACTGCCGGTGTTTATTACTTCAAAAAAGGTAAGGACTTCGTCGCTGGTGCCTCTGCAATGATCAAAAAAGATGCACACGTGAATGGAAATTATTACGTGTGCCCAGTTTTTAACGAACTAATTCTGGAGCAAAGAAAATTAGGCACTTTCAAAATCGATCGCAATCAATATCACTCGCTTGCTACCGTTGAAGGAGCACGCGCCTACGACACTTACGCAAAGGCAGATAAGTAA
- a CDS encoding O-antigen ligase: protein MTEIVQNEERKIWSILAILLTLATAVSRNLVDLLFVLSALIIIYHDFKSCKLRGLKQIFSNLKYASILIGVWTVANIAGYFCSSGVGPLQLKEILSLRWVLSFYVCIYLGMHMAFRESVFRKIAVAYCLILLVSTYLQYFVFAQFGRFQGLFENPNIAAFCIAMPLVFLFVWESVSYQETKKIDWTLSVCSLFLAILIFFTLGRGIWISVIFSFFVISLLLKIKRNLLVAIIASCFIGGLFAGNVFGLKDRVMYSFDTTENSSQGIRFLLWRSNWEILKDYPLFGVGYLENYRLEIPYFKKIGISSYVDETNQYSSHAHNDLLQVAVGGGVVAVISFCLLFGGAIKLSYGVFRRSRSQEIRMFALGGLAILIVFLGMGIFDSPFVIPFSRNSFLIFFGLCLGRMQRMSKGSI, encoded by the coding sequence GTGACTGAAATAGTGCAGAATGAAGAGAGAAAAATTTGGAGTATCTTAGCGATACTTTTAACTCTAGCAACTGCAGTTAGTCGAAATCTCGTAGATCTTCTTTTCGTTTTGTCGGCGCTTATTATCATTTACCATGATTTTAAAAGTTGTAAATTGCGTGGTCTAAAACAAATTTTTTCTAATTTAAAGTACGCCTCGATCCTGATTGGAGTGTGGACCGTTGCAAATATCGCAGGCTACTTTTGCTCCTCTGGAGTTGGCCCTTTGCAGCTGAAAGAAATATTGAGTCTGCGATGGGTACTTAGTTTTTATGTCTGCATATATCTGGGAATGCACATGGCTTTCCGCGAGAGTGTTTTTCGCAAAATTGCGGTAGCATACTGCCTTATTCTACTTGTGAGTACTTATCTTCAGTATTTTGTCTTCGCTCAATTTGGACGATTTCAAGGTTTATTTGAAAATCCCAATATCGCCGCATTTTGTATAGCGATGCCTTTGGTTTTCTTGTTTGTATGGGAATCGGTGAGTTATCAGGAAACTAAAAAGATTGATTGGACTCTTAGTGTTTGCAGTCTGTTTTTAGCGATCCTGATTTTCTTTACGTTGGGTAGGGGAATTTGGATTAGCGTAATCTTTAGTTTTTTCGTTATTTCGCTGCTTTTAAAGATAAAAAGAAATCTTCTTGTCGCGATAATTGCCTCCTGTTTCATAGGTGGTTTATTTGCGGGTAACGTCTTTGGGCTAAAAGACCGTGTTATGTATTCGTTCGACACGACCGAGAACTCTTCTCAAGGCATTCGATTTCTTTTGTGGCGTAGTAATTGGGAAATCCTTAAAGATTATCCTTTGTTTGGCGTGGGATATTTAGAAAACTACCGTTTGGAAATTCCCTATTTCAAAAAAATTGGTATTTCGAGCTATGTGGATGAAACAAATCAATACAGCAGTCATGCTCACAACGACCTGTTGCAGGTTGCGGTGGGGGGAGGGGTTGTTGCTGTTATTTCGTTCTGCTTGCTATTTGGTGGTGCGATTAAGCTCAGTTATGGTGTATTTCGTAGGTCCAGAAGTCAGGAAATACGGATGTTTGCGTTGGGCGGCCTTGCGATTTTGATCGTATTTCTCGGAATGGGGATATTTGATAGTCCTTTCGTCATTCCGTTTTCAAGGAATTCCTTTTTGATCTTTTTTGGGCTTTGTCTTGGACGAATGCAAAGAATGTCCAAAGGTTCTATTTAA
- a CDS encoding glycosyltransferase family 4 protein, with the protein MKIAIVSLDNSDRILAGGKHVHQQLLKKAFQKQGHSVLMIFPKRTLIFLFGRGLIAVLSKLRILDRSFSYAWTLECYCKSISQQLRTVSQDLNVVFAQDPVSSVAAGRVLTNSVPIVMTLHGYLARESVNYGNYSSDEQKKVTKEALWYERESLKFAKRVITVDSKIESYLSEFFDSHKSVTVLKNAVNPELFRLLDSNSSKILKSELGLPGNKDIVLVPRRLVRKNGVDIAIRACAELKKTNTSYYFVVIGGGPEHSNLADLIRQLGLSSDDIVLKGDTNHDLAIKYYEVADVVLVPSVIRDGVEEATSLSMLEGMAARKVVVVSAIGGMKEVIVNRINGFSFEQGNVGELTELLSGLKKLTNEERSKIVDRAYHDVCERHHYERHAENYLLEFEKSK; encoded by the coding sequence ATGAAAATTGCCATTGTCTCTTTGGATAATTCAGATCGTATTCTCGCTGGAGGCAAGCACGTCCATCAGCAGTTGCTGAAGAAGGCTTTTCAGAAGCAAGGGCATTCAGTTTTGATGATTTTTCCCAAAAGAACATTGATTTTTTTGTTTGGAAGAGGCCTTATTGCTGTGCTATCGAAGTTGCGCATCTTAGATCGATCTTTTAGTTATGCTTGGACTCTTGAATGTTATTGCAAAAGCATAAGTCAGCAATTGAGAACAGTATCACAGGATTTAAATGTTGTATTTGCACAGGATCCTGTTTCCTCCGTAGCTGCAGGACGTGTCTTAACAAATTCGGTTCCGATAGTGATGACATTGCATGGTTACCTAGCTCGTGAGTCCGTCAACTACGGAAATTATTCATCAGATGAACAGAAAAAGGTGACTAAAGAGGCCCTTTGGTATGAACGGGAGTCATTGAAATTTGCTAAAAGAGTGATCACCGTTGACAGCAAAATTGAATCTTACTTATCAGAGTTTTTTGATTCCCATAAGTCAGTCACAGTCCTTAAAAATGCGGTGAACCCTGAATTGTTCCGATTACTCGATTCAAACTCGTCTAAGATTCTAAAAAGCGAACTTGGCTTACCAGGAAATAAAGATATTGTATTGGTGCCGCGTCGGCTGGTTCGTAAAAATGGTGTCGATATCGCAATAAGGGCCTGTGCCGAGTTAAAAAAGACAAATACTTCTTATTATTTTGTAGTCATTGGTGGCGGCCCTGAACATTCCAACTTAGCCGATCTTATTCGACAGCTGGGTTTGTCATCCGACGACATTGTTCTGAAAGGAGACACGAATCACGATCTTGCTATTAAATATTACGAAGTAGCAGACGTGGTCTTAGTTCCTTCGGTTATTCGAGATGGTGTTGAAGAGGCTACTTCTTTAAGTATGTTGGAAGGTATGGCTGCCCGAAAAGTCGTCGTCGTATCTGCGATTGGTGGAATGAAAGAAGTCATCGTTAATAGAATTAATGGTTTTTCCTTTGAACAAGGGAATGTAGGTGAGCTCACTGAACTATTGAGTGGTTTGAAAAAACTAACTAACGAAGAGAGGTCCAAAATAGTTGATAGGGCCTATCACGATGTGTGTGAACGCCATCATTACGAAAGACATGCTGAGAATTACCTTCTGGAATTTGAGAAGTCCAAATGA
- a CDS encoding HAD family phosphatase: MIRAIIFDMDGVLIDAKDWHYESLNKALDVFGFQISRYDHLVTYDGLPTKKKLEMLSMERALPKGLHGLINNLKQIYTMEMIYQRCKPMFCHQRALSTLKSENYKLGVCSNSIRQTIDLMMEKSDLAKYLDRTLSNQDVTHSKPHPEIYEKMMAHFELKPEECLILEDNENGIKAALASGAHLMKIETVYDVSYEKIRQRINEINSVAGKM; the protein is encoded by the coding sequence ATGATTAGGGCCATTATTTTCGACATGGACGGCGTACTCATCGATGCAAAAGACTGGCACTACGAGTCTTTGAACAAAGCTTTGGACGTGTTTGGCTTTCAAATCAGCCGCTATGATCACTTAGTAACGTACGATGGACTTCCGACCAAAAAGAAACTTGAAATGCTTAGCATGGAAAGAGCACTTCCCAAAGGTTTGCACGGCTTAATCAATAATTTGAAGCAAATCTACACCATGGAAATGATCTATCAACGTTGTAAGCCTATGTTTTGCCATCAACGTGCTTTATCGACATTGAAATCTGAAAATTACAAGCTCGGTGTATGCTCGAACTCGATTCGCCAGACAATCGATTTGATGATGGAAAAAAGTGACTTAGCAAAATATCTTGATCGCACATTAAGCAATCAGGACGTTACTCACTCGAAACCACATCCTGAAATCTATGAAAAAATGATGGCGCACTTCGAATTGAAGCCCGAAGAGTGTTTGATTTTGGAAGACAATGAGAACGGGATCAAGGCTGCGTTAGCGAGTGGTGCTCACCTTATGAAAATCGAAACTGTTTACGATGTTTCGTATGAAAAAATCCGTCAACGCATCAACGAGATCAACTCAGTAGCGGGAAAGATGTAA